Within Montipora foliosa isolate CH-2021 chromosome 3, ASM3666993v2, whole genome shotgun sequence, the genomic segment CTGTATTTCTTCCTCACTTCGTGCTTGAAAGCGTTTGTCGCGGCCATGACTTgaaaaaaacctgaaaattaCTCAGATTTCCAAATTTCACTGAAAATCGCGGTGGACGCGCTCACaaatttgctgcactttcaTGACGGAAGAAGAACAACTACCTGAAAATAGACACTGAATGCCTACCCTTTTCTGTGAGACTGCAATAACCACGTGCTGTCCAGGTCCAACGTTGATTCCTTCCCATTCATCTACAAATTCCCCTCGCCCATGAATGAGAACCTTAAATCCTTCTGAATATTTTCCCCTTGTGTGTTCATGTGTCTGGACATCAAGAAGTACACTAAGTCCGGTTGACACCCCACCAGAATAGACTGTTCTAATCTCGCCATTAGACCCCGAATTAAACGTGTAACACATTCCCCATTGGgttacaaaagaaataaagtcTCTTGCAAAACACGGTGACTCTTCCCACCCAAAAGCACACAACGGTCCAGCAAGGGAATTCATGTCTTGACTATAGTATCGATAAAAGTCTTCCAAATCCAGACGATGCGAAAATCGCTTGAGAATATCTAAAAGGCTTTGCCTGTATTGAATTGTGCAGTTTGGTATGGAATTATATACATCAAAAGCATCAGTCGGAGCACAGCAGCAAATGAGTGATAACCCACAAGGACGATTGCCTCGCACCGGTGACGTTACAGCGCATGAGCTAATGTTCAAACcactttttgcaaaaattggatCGTCATCTTTCACAAACAGTTTGGATTTGGCAAAAAAATTGAGAGGACAGATGGTCACAGCTGGAAATTCCATTTTTGTGAGATGCTTTGTGCTAATAATTGTGTTGATTGGACGAGAGTAAAATTTGTTGAAAGCTCTGTAGACTGTTACTATGTAGTAGCCTGCAGAGGAAAGCAATCTTACAAGCCAAATAAGACGAATGACAAAATGGCGCCTTTTCATGAAGACATAACGGATTCCATGTAGGCTTGTGTCATTTGCGAACTCATGCCACCTTTCTGATGAGCTCTTATACTCGTTCTTGAGCCAGGATGTCCTTTGGGAAAGACTGTCTTGTGACATTTTCGACAATGCTACGTCGTTCATCGTCTATGGACAAATGTCACTTGTTGTTATTGTCGACGATGTTATTCTGTTGGGAAAAATCATCAGAAGGAAGCTATTGTTGAAACATTGGAATGACAAACTATGGTCCTAAATGCAAAGTTCAAGAACAGCATTATATGACGACTGAACGGATGTGTAATTGTGCGGCGGCGTCAGGTCATATCTCTAACCGATCAGTTTgccaaacaagaaacaaatttGTATATATCACATTTATATGATACGTAGATGCGTCACGGAAGATATAAATCTTCACAGAGACTTACAAATAGAGAAACGATCAAATAAGAACTATGGATATAAAAATATTCAGCTGGATTTTCTCCCATTTAGATGTCTCGTCTGTTTATTACGAATTGCTTCcttttaaagaaaaaactgaGTTAATCCGTTACTGtgattttcttaaaaaaaagcttttttgctCAGTTTTCTCAGTTACCTTTTTAGCTTTTCTTGAGGTGCCGAAAAGACCATACGACGTCGTCCTTCCCTTCACGGTAGATCGTCTAAACCAAAACAGATGGAGTATAATTTCCTGTAATCTTGGCTTATCTCgaggaaagtgaaaaaagtgcattttaataaaagaacaacaaaataaattttaatgaGTACACAGTAGGGAAACTGGAAAACAACAACGGCCGAAGCCCTGGGAAATAAACAGTAATTAAAACCACGGACTTGCACCGTCAaatcctgaatgttaaacgttGTGTTGTTAAATCAAATCTTAAAGAaggttattttttaaaatatacttTCAGTAAACTTTAAAAGCGTTCACACGTTCTACAAACTGAGGAGGTCTTGCCCAAGTTTGTTTAGACGTCTCTAGTGTAAAAGCGAACAATGATTCGGGTTTTTTGACCCATTTTGAGTCCTCTGTGACAGTTACACAAAATCggattgtttcacatttttggcATGACATGCGTTGATATcattttttgcaacaattgataAACGGTTCTTGACAGTTTTATTCTACGAAGACTAGCCTACGAGCAGGCTCCCAGTGGTTCGAAGTACACGAAGAGCATGCTCGACTGCTCAGATGCGCAGGCTAAACAAAGGCGAAaaggtgttgtcagatgcggtttcacagtcagtggccACCTCTTCCTATTTATCTAGGAGGTATAGGGTGCCAATCCCGATCGAAAAAATCTACTgtacacacatacatgtacagtaaatcgTTGATAAAACGTACTTTTAATTCGTCGAGAATGATCGAGTGGGTATAGCAGTACAAAAGTCCTTAACGCGAaaacacgtgatctgtcaaagtaaaagaatgttccgcccacatcatgatttaaagactattGGGACGATGTCGACAAGCGCTATTAATTAATACCGCGTAGTtcattccttcaaaaacaaagcacccattgaagagggtgctaatggggttaacagttaactgacaattggccaaaaaaatagtagttaactgatatttggccaaaaaattagtagttaactgataaatgaaaagttaacagttaagtgacattctattaattatactaaatacgattgttgttgttaataaaagcaacaaagttttttcctaatagcaaagctatttcgtgagttttacctgtcccgctgcgtgaccaggtaacatattaactgatattatatgcgaaaggcgcaaaagggtcgtaccaggcaccagggagcgttgaccttgtTCTTCGTGATGGCGTGGTGATGGTTATTGTCAGCTTTTTATCGCGaagatgaaggatcggcattcgaacggcacagaggtcgtgtaccgttcgacattgaaaagcataatttaatggagatagcctgcaaacatttgatagaatttatgggaatcaaacagcaagaggaaaagttcggactcggtggcttcgatttaaagttgtttcgactggaaaagattgacggaaacaccaaaaattttgcagttgtgacaaaggccccgctggaaatggagctaccctttctaatgggaagtgccacaatTGAGCTAAATGGTTCGTATTTTGgtcgtctttttgtttagaattttgtccacacacgcacgcgggttgaccacactcgacgagccgttttcagatcagggtcagattaaatgagcaagatttctgattacagtacaacctttattaagcggaccctatagttagtggacacaccgtattttggcggacagaagcatcagtgagttttgattttttcctttccatattctctgtacgaaccaatgatcgtatcacggtcttgacatgtaggaaagcgcgtgagaaattacagtgtttgtatgagaatctaatgtcgaataattttcgtaaagcggttgttctaaaactaaagctacgctacaaagagttctactgacaaatttaaggggcctaacgtacctgtgctttaatttttccggttgcttgttttagatttgccataaatttctcggtaattttcccgggaacttttattcggcggaaagaaaaattttggcagagaaatgtaagacatgtaaagaaaattttaaaacgtggttctagcgcaggtgaggtcatcaaattttgtctgaagaatcctaaatatatactaaatatattttaaaacggactttttcaaaagtaatcgcatttgatcctcatgtaaacgttgtaatttacgagactgattcagatactgaaagtgacgaagaaggtgattttgaagtagttagcaagacatgcacgaccaggagcccgtttctcgaaagtcccgaaaacgtttcgggcccgaaaagctatttgtgaaactgcaaaccgcttgttttgaaaagccaatctttgaacatgttttcaagctaactaaaagaaacatgtccgtgaagtttgacgacttaaatcctgtccgttcttgagatacaaagggaattgtggcacccgaaacaggcccgaaaagtttcgggacttt encodes:
- the LOC137997431 gene encoding acid-sensing ion channel 2-like codes for the protein MNDVALSKMSQDSLSQRTSWLKNEYKSSSERWHEFANDTSLHGIRYVFMKRRHFVIRLIWLVRLLSSAGYYIVTVYRAFNKFYSRPINTIISTKHLTKMEFPAVTICPLNFFAKSKLFVKDDDPIFAKSGLNISSCAVTSPVRGNRPCGLSLICCCAPTDAFDVYNSIPNCTIQYRQSLLDILKRFSHRLDLEDFYRYYSQDMNSLAGPLCAFGWEESPCFARDFISFVTQWGMCYTFNSGSNGEIRTVYSGGVSTGLSVLLDVQTHEHTRGKYSEGFKVLIHGRGEFVDEWEGINVGPGQHVVIAVSQKRYKNLQKPYATNCTEKKLRTFSTYTTEGCLHECVAEKAIEHCGCRPVGYREYLPVPTCSTKADLNCSYLLSESLDTVSCECFVPCYETKYTAEVSYSKFPDIGTAEDYVSQGYYTNVEYQRNNLVLLQIGFKSLNYEMQEQQPAYDNNALFGEIGGNMGLFLGCSLLTILEFIDFFIGLLATRRRQSTHPE